The genomic segment ataagtaaattaattagaaaaatatattaggcCTGCCAATATACATATGATATACATTGTTCACGCTAATCATTCAAAAATTTGACTAAATCGTTTAGTacatacgaaagaaaaatttgataaaaataatgacttttttttttaacaaattgttaattttaatatttgatttataaataacatatttcaatttgcaCAGGCCCAAAGATTGTACACAGCATTTCACAGGTTTTATACTGTTAACACAGCcttatgtttttattatacattatgttaaatatctaatatgttatttttcatatgaaaGACTAGTCAAAATTAGACTAGAACTggaataaaagattttttatttctttttaaattgaaaataggaACTTTGATAATTGATTCACCTTAGAAGAAACGctattgcaaatataataatatataatatactagTAATGTTCAGTCTActtgcaaatttttttaatatataattattcatagagaatatttttttttttaagaagtaCATATCGGGTAGAATGCGTGAATCACGAAGTAAagacgaaaataatttatttgtttggcacatgatataaataatcgGAATTTAATCATCACTATGTTAGTAAGATGATCAATTGattttaactaatttttgCTGTTATTGTTGACAATATTGATGTACATCTAGTtaacatcttttttttatttttatattttttttattttttctttttctcgaacaacaattttttatcttttttgctttttaattttttttcattatctcaaggagatattttttaaaatgcttTTTTATGTGTAAATTTAAGTTCtctatgtttattaaattaagaataagTACTTTTCATcttgcatataaatattttatatagtcgaaagaaaattcgatgaCATGtcattcttctaattttaaatatatgcttttttctttcaatttttacattgcATTGAACCCATTTTGATTTTACTAGAAGTAATTCTCAAGGGCAATTAAGACCTTTGCATCATACTTTTTAGATCAATGGGAGGCTAcgtatcgaataaattatagtaGCCTATAAGTGTAAGGCACCGTATTTTCGTATttgagaattttgaaaaagagaaaaaaaaactttatatataaaaaagcaTACGAACCGAAGTGAACTTGAAAAGATTCTGAAAACGATAATAATgtttttgtacaaaaaaaaGTGTTTcattcatatacatacaattaGTACTATCGAATATTCGATTTGATTTagtgttattttttatcgaatcgcgaatgttttttcatattgcattttcatattaaacgtttaaaggaagtttatgaatattctgtttttatcgtattaaagCTCTCTGTGAGTggttttatatgtttataaaaagcaaataaaacagaaacgaaACAAGACGAGAGAAAAACTCGAGCTTATAAACGCAACAGATGAGCCGTTGCACAAAAGCGCAGGCTATTATCACAAGATACGAGCATATTAGCTCTAGGTTAGTGTAAAATTACCTCATTGTACTTTTTTATCTCAAGTGGTATCAGTCGAATTGCCTCGAATTATATCGAAAGAGGCcaattgcaaaaataaaccgtttttcaaatataaaattatactagaTAATGTGAGTATTTTTGTACCAGCCTGCACAAACGTGATTACGTCACGATATAGGGTGAAGTAGAATCCACCTTGATGAATATCCTGGCTAGGTCATGATGCTCTTTTAAGTTTTGGTATGTATAATCGAAGACGTGTTTAATCCTCGCAAAAACATCCGGATCATAAACTGATCTAGCAGTGTTAGTTAGATCAAATGGTTCTGTAGATATGTAGACATTCCATGAGTACAGaacatcttttttctctagtagtttttaaattatcacatAACTCACCTTCGATACATAGATACTTCCATTGATGAGGGTCATTTTTATAAGATCGTGCCCTTCGACATTCTTCTATTGCTATTTTATTTGCCAGCCGAACTGATATCGCATACTGATTGAAactaattgaattttattttatttaaacttttattttatggaaatatactctaatatattttttttttctttgtacttACTCGAACATGacgtaatatcgaaaaaattcCACAAACAACTCCCCTAAAGTTTGTCGATTCTTAGGCCGAAGTATGGAAACTGGAATGTTCAATTCTTCTTGGATATCTATGCAATGAATGTCTGTATGTGGTGCGAATTTGCCCTTATAAAGTGAATGTAAACATGGTAAAACTGGTGGATTAACACCAcctaaaaaaagaataaagaatatatatatatacatatatatattagtatcATACAATGTAAATCCAATACATACACTGCAAGAAATGAATGACCATAAGAACTAAGGAATAACTGGATATTGTCATGTTCTTGGCATCGTTGATATTCTGAGATTGAGCCCAAAGTTTAACCACAAGTACTAATGGTCTCACCCTCCAATCAACTGCAAAATAGTGAAAATAATATCAGAAATTAAAACACTGTacataaacaaaatatcttttatctaaTAATCATCTTACTCCGAGAATAACAGTAAAGAAGATGAGTATTCCGAATACCAACAGcgttattacaatttaaatcaACTTCTAAATTTTGTATTGAATCGTAGAACTTTAGAATTGGCACCTTTGCTTGTATAAGTTCTAATTGTTCTATAAAATCTGTTAGTATAAAAAGGTTATTTGATTAATTcgaattgatataaaattaatatctgcTACCCAATGTGAAACTAATACTTAAACTAACATACCACATCTCTTAaggcattttaatatttgttctaAATGCCCAATTGCCTCATTTCTTTGATCCATTTCTGTATGCCTCACTAAAAGGCACATGTCAACATCACTGTTATCAGACCCAAAACCATTCATTGTAGAGCCAACCAAGAATAAACCATATTTTGGAAAAGCAGTCTGAAAATGATCACCTCAACTTAAATATCCACTCATAGGTAAACGAGTCAGAATCAAATAATCATATATTACcttaatataaacataaagaTATCTCCAAAGCATCATCTTATTCCTATAAACAATCTCAGTCTGTTGATTTAACATGAATTTTGaccaaatttctttcgaaagtCTATCCCAAACCGATCCAATAAGTAAATCATCCGGTGTACGGGTTACTTCAACTAAATGTGATCTAGCTAAAAATCGATCTGGAGCAATTCCGTATCTAGGAAACACATGATAATTGGGTGATAAGAATCCcatgtatcttttatttctaggTGATCTTTGAGGAGGTGGACTGTTCCTTCctagaattataatttatttctgaaGTAAATGAACAAATCAATTACCGTATTATCAATATGAACATACCTGAATGATACCTTCTTTTATTCTGATACGTTTGTACTTGACTCCTAGATGTTGACATAGTAGCGGGATAGCAATTAATAGATCTTTGATTCTGATAATATTGGTGCATAGGactatttgaaattataccATATTGCACTACTCTGTTGTTTGTAACATTACTTGGAAGTATCTTGTGTGATTTTCTGTAAGAGAATAATTTCCTGATTTTtacatattgaaaaatgatattaccTATAACCGAtctaattgttttttatttatttaaatgaataatactCACTTCATACTTTGTTCTACCGAAGAAATTACAGAATCTCGTTCATCCGAGCTCTCTGTTCGACTGCTATCGATGTGATGTTTATTCGGTGTGGGAGATCGTGAACTGAAGCCACTATCACTACcgtatttttcgttatttacgaAAGACTCTCGAAAGGAAGTTCTTTTACTCAATTTATTATACCagtttgattttttatttgccaAACCGTTATTGTTTGGTCTAAAAGTAAAATGTGGAGAAGGTATAAGAGATGTGTTGTTGGACGTATTTACATGTCTCTGCCAGTGTCCTCGTTGTGAGCCATTATTTGACTGCACATACTCCACATGCCTTAAAGATGGTATTTCAACCCCCATCAATAGCTCCAATGGATAAGATCCTGTCTGCAAGGATACCGCTTGTACTCAAAAGCGTATTTAGTCCATTATTGgaatacattaatatttagaaatttgtcaaatataataaacctAAGAACATACTTGAATCATATGTCTGTTCTGAGAGCAAGCATCTGTgtgatattttacatattctgCTTGATGGAATGCACTTGCACCATGAATGTGCATTGTATGTGGTTGAATTGGTGGACACTGTCCATTTGCCTGTTGGCCACCCATTATCTGCACCATTATTTGTGGTGGATACACAGTATGATACATagtcaaaataaatatataaaatgctaCAAAATATAGTACTTAAATCTAGAGGAACTTTTGTACTTCTTAACAAGgcaagtattatattatataatgcaCTAAATATGTgagtattatttacataaatttgtaataaatttcgatttgaaaataaaattcattaacaaaaaaatatagctACACATTTATCATTCACAAATTCAACCTTTTCCtgttgtattttttcattggatatatagcatatatctaaacattttaaatataatttgtaaagaaataaGTTAAATTAGTGCAAAATATTAACTGTCTGATTAATAGTCGaacaaataacataaattcCAGGAGAACACTTTAAATATAAACCAtgtatcttatattttaatacatcttATTTCTCTACGACCTTCAATAAATTCCTTCCTAATTATTTGAACATGAACTCGTTTCTCTTATTGTAtctcatttattattatttaatttcaacagTAGATAGTACTTTTGGTCGGCCGTTGTGACGTTTAAATATTGAACACTTCTATTTTTCGAATTCTTAGCAAAGAGTCTAAATTCACGACCTGCAAAGTGCATTCCTGAAAACACAAAAAAATCATTAACAAAATTCATCATCGattcgaatataataattttactactAATTCTTGTATACCAATCtatgtatgtgtataatatttactacgtaaaaattttctatattataggTTAGACACTGATATGTAATAACActatataattagaaaattgtctCTAAACACGTAACGAtgattatagattatatttaatacatagaGGTACCACAATCAGTTATATTTGATACGAATCATATACAGAAAAAAACTACCTATCGTGTAAATAACAGGGAAAATggttaattaagaaaaatgggaaaacTAGAAGAATCGGAAAACCGATGAAGACGATGCAACAACAGAGATCAAAATTATGGACAATTATAGACTAGCATTAGCATTCACcgtcattttaataatataatcagaAATTGATGATATACCTATTCTGAGTCGCCATGTTACAAAGATCTGTTCTTGATCTAACGCGATATTTCTCTAAGAAAAAAACCCACGGATCTGTGATTCCTGATCGTTCTCAAGTGATTAATAAAGAACGATACGATATTCAAAAGTGCCTTGGTCTCACGATTGTATCTCCCGCCGGAATCCAGTAAATGATATACGATCTTCAAAACAACGAAATACGTATTTTCCTGCGGTGATCACGTCTTCGGGATTTGCACGAGAGTCTTGACACTTTTAACGCATTCCGACTTACTAAACTTGCCcgtttaaattttcgaattcttcCATGTAATAAACGTTTTTCGACTTGACACTAGATATTTACGAAACGCAACGTCAGATGGCGTTAGAAGAAATCGTGATTTACCAAAGGAGCAATGAGAAAAGTTGccgatcgttcgattattttatctataattaGACTACCGgatgttatacgtttattAAAGAGTAGaagtatatagaagttacgtacaatatataaaattcaaaataaaatataatataaaatgtgcAAAGTTataactagactgcggatatgcaaatttatattcttatgaacataattaaaaaagaatttaagtaaagatttgttttactcattaaaatatatactttactttggatattctatacatctttaaattttgcatTAATCCATAAGAATTTGCAATTTACTTATAACACTTACAAAGCgttcagaaaaatatgaatttgcataaacatttgtAATCTACTTAtaataagaaggaaaatagTAGCAAATTCATTTAGTTGAATGTATATTTCATGCTTCTTTTTGTTATCAGTATATTCATATATGGAATAAgtcgttatactgtaataataTGTGagatgaaatttgtattaacaCATACATTCTCGTTTAATGTATGTCAAAATGcatgcaaattgaaattttatctgaTATTTGTTTCATAGATTTGTCTTATaactgtaatataaaatggCAGCCATATtgttaattcttataaatattttattgagaGAGTGGATGAAGAGTAGATAcctaattatatttcttttatacgtcttcttaattatatatgtaaaaattgtaaatagtttCGTTCatctatcttttttatttgccaATTACTGTAAAAATTTCATGCAAAAGTGAAATACCTCGTATAAAATCACTAAactgaaaaaaaggaaataaatactCCTCTACAGAGAACAAGGACTCGGATTCATGTAGAAGTGCGTTTTACCCTGCAATAGCACTCTAACCTCATAGCACTTTGCATCtagaatttgtattattacattgttTTCGATACTTGTTTAAATCTTAATTCATAAAATGCTATGATTCGGTATGATTTAGGTGGATGAAGAATACTGTTTCCTGAGCCTTTGAAATTCTATCTCTTTCTGTAAATACTCTTTAACAAATGGATGTTCCAAATGTGAGTCTTTCAATTGACTCAAATAACGATTAGCAACTTCAGGCGGCTTTCCCATATGCTGAGAAAGGACAATCATATTGATTAAAGTGTCTGGATTGTTACTATCTTTGTCCAAAGATTCTTGCAAAGCTGTTTCAGCTTCTTCGTATTTAGCTAGCCCAATGAAACAAGTAGCTTGACCATTTAGTAGCATACTCGTACTGGAATGTTTGTCTATCATATCCTAAAAtcataatacattaataaattgcCTTCTAATTGAACATTTCACGCAATACATATATGGTCATActtgaaatatgtaataagcATCTTGTAACTTATCTCCACCACTGCTTATATTTAGCCATGCCTGTGCTAATTGTGTCAGAGTGGCATCATCATCCTTCTCCTGCATAGTTAGCAATTCTTTCTTTGCGAGATCTAACCGATCcatttttaagtaaatctGTAGCGTTAGGGCTAGACATTCTAAGTGATCTACATTACGAAGTATCCTAAGTGCCGCCTCTAAGTTCTTTTCGTGATAGTAAATGGTTGCAGCAACGATTAGGAAGTTATGATTATCGTAATCAGCGCGGTTGGTCGCTTGTTGCAATTCGGTGACAATCGCCTCTCTGCGAGCAGGATTTGCAAAATAATCCGCCAACATTTTCAGTGGTTGTAAATCAGGAGgggaagaattattaatttcatctaGCACAACACGGAATTTTCGTTGCGCTATGTACGCACGATAGAGGAACACATCTCGTTCCATCGTCACCTCTGGCGAAGATGACTACAAcaacaaaaaatgatattaacattctattttaagtaactagaatttatttttaacatgcatggataaaaattagattaacATCATGGAAATAAAGAGTAAAACAGTTTTGATGGTATTGGAAAAAATACCTTTaataaagagaagaagcaGGGATATCATTTGAAGGAAATGTACTTTGAACAAACAAACCTTTATTTTTTGTGCTTCGTTGATACATTGCTGATAGTTTCCAATATAAAAGTGATTTTTCACGTCGAAAAGTTCGTCGACATCTGCTTGCTGCTGACGTGCCATCTTGTCATTTCGGTAATACTGTTTCATTCAGCTACGTGTTCCGGTTTTCAAAAATCGTGTACTGCAATACCGACTACTTCGTTccatgaaaataattcaattttatatattttttcaatttgattattttttccaaattttaaggttagtcttttcttttaacttaAACGACTTAATTCAAGTATACGTTTTTCGATTTTAAATACAGTTTCGTGCATtaatgattaaatttcatattttctgtttatcaTATCCTTAACATATTTTCTGGAATGTTTGTTTTTAAACgtcgtaaaaaattgtaaaatagaatatatgcaaatatattatatcgtatacaaACGATTGTGTGTacgaatcataaattattatttcaaaagtcATAATACAATTTGTTTCGTCATTGAGGTAGTGTAAATGAGACATTTGCAATGGGTTCATTATAGTATCATACGCCTATACATATTAAGTTATTTATCGCATTAATGgtacattcttttttaatttttaagcgaTGTCATTTTTCGTATCTTTaagatcttttttatttttaggttAAGCATTGTGATATTTTACAGCATAATGCAATGAACTTTATAAAGTAaggtaaacaattttattggGATATGAGACgacattttcatatataaattttataaagtattatacaTACCAATTCCTGTATGAtccaaaaattacaattagttttattttaaactttatcTTCTTCTATTGAATGCTATaaagctgctattggtgaacgtaaaataagatattcttttttttttaccaaatatatgaaaaagttCATTTAAACAACAATTAAAAATGGATGTTAGTACACTATTTAAAGTAAGTGTGCAAACTGTTAGTCTTCGTAACAAAGCATTAGGAATTAATGATAATACACGGAACCTAAAAAGGGCAAAGAATAAAAGTGccttttttattaaagtcCAAGGTGTTGTTgcacaaatttccaaattacgTGAATTCCTATTGGAGAACCGTAAAGCATATCTAAACTTTTCAAACTATTTGTCAAATGTGCCAAGCATGTCAGATGGAGATCGTGATAAAATCGATATTGGTGCACAAAAAATAATGAGTACCTGTTCCCAATTAATCAAGGATTTAAGAAGAGAAATAGCCGGTTCTGAAGTTTCTCCACAAAACTTAGAACACAGAGAAATTATGTTGTTATTAATTGAGGATTACCTAAAGAATGTTTGTAAGATCTACTCAGAACAGAAAGCAATACAAGTAAAAAGAGCGATAGAGGTAAGAAAAATTGCCAAACTAGAGTTGGATACAAAGCCTATCAAACAGATACAACCTAAAGTGGAAAAATCTAGTTTAAACACAAATGAAGCTGAAGATaaggaaagtaaaattgaTTCTAATAAATCTAGTGCTatgaaaatacaagaaatgaATGGTGATGTAAATGCACTGATgtatgaagaaaaaatatcgccTGAAGATATACAGACCTTAGAGGCAGAAAACAAGCAACTATATAATGAACTTAACACATTAACGGAAGAAGTGAAACAAATAGAAAGTAAAGTTGTACATATAGCAGAACTGCAAGAAATATTCACAGAAAAAGTATTGGATCAAGACAAGGACTTAGATCGTTTAATGACGAATGTCGTTGGATCGACGGAAAACGTAAAAGATGCTAATGAGCAAATTAGGCAAGCGATTCAAAGGAATGCGGGGCTTCGAGTGtggattcttttctttcttctagtTATGTCATTTTCTCTGTTATTTCTCGATTGGTATAATccttaaaataaagaaatgaatgtattattttattacaattgttTGTACATAATCCTGAAGGTCGTTGTActatatgtgaaatattaatatgcatAATACTTATATGTCCTACTAGAtcattaatgaaaatgaacagAATATTTGCCAAAATATGTCACTGTATTTTATCCCCaaacattttacataataGCTACAtcttacataataaaatttgtagtatatatttacttatatatacaCATCCGCACATGTGCAATTGCCAcatacaatttcttttctttttttttgttgtccTATTCATATTTGGTTTAACAGAAAGTCATTctgtaaattaatgaaagtaTCGCAAACGCTCATAGAAGATACATTCTCTTGTACCTTTTATCACTTAAAGATCATTTATGCTATCTTACTTTGAAGTATTTAGAGGCAACCTGCttgatatttgttttttactGAACATATACCCGCTATGAATAAGTAATAAGAGTTCTATAAATTCCTTACTGATGGGATATATATCCAGTACATAAAAAGTGTAATGTAAATAGGTTTTACGATCTGTcactataattttatgtaaaaaaatatttacaggaTAACACCACCCATTATTAACTTTGATTTACAgagttattttaatatttgctgtgAATTTCCCaaataaaaactaataaaCTCAAATTAGAATCGCGtcttaatacaaaaataattcttacagCAAACTGCCTATTTCCTGATAACGCaaagtttgttttattttttagaaacacATAATTACCTATGTAAATATGAGGAGAAAATTGctcttgaaatataataataattcgtgTATAATTAAATGCGTTGTTTGATTATAGTGAATGAGCTAATATGGAAAAAACAATATCCAGTTATTTACAACattaatgtaaatatgaattattattagatttctagttatattatatttgtatatctttttgCCTCTCGCAAAAGATACTTAAAACAATCTTGTCAGCATAAAAAATCTTGAtgtaaacgaaataataatatggaaTCGCATAAATTgcgattataaattaattatggaacgttttttaaaatttgtttgtctACAATTCATTtgctttttgttttctttttttacaaaaatcatttttgatttagaatttgatttatacaaaatgttacaaaattctaactctaccttttttttaaagtGATAAACAATACAGTGTAATAAGCATATGTAAGTTCTGTATAATAAGAAATCACAAAAAGAGAAATCTTTACACCAAATATTCATACAGTATACagtgttattatataaaacatgtttcaatatttttgaacaTAAACTAACTTTACataacatatttcatttaaggAATCATACTTGGCtatcttaatttaattcttctatCAGACACCTATCAAAAGATTTTTAACATTGGAAAActactaaaataaaagttttaaactAGTAGTGGTACTTTGCAAttgataaatgtataaacaaatAGATGTGCTTCAAAGTGTCTGATAAcgagagaaataatattttccatttatcaaatatatttagaatgaTACAGTAAAAGTAAgagatttttgtaatttacaaaaacaGGATCTCACCTGCTTCCGAGATTATAGATGTAATTTCTCGATCATTTAATGtaccaaattttttttataattatatttataacgaacACTTGCATCATACGGACAAAATTTCCCTTCTATCAAACATTGGACAATCCATGTTGTAGAAAGTAATGGAATTTGTAGTTTATTAGCCTTCTCCACTGCCCAGGATGGACACAAACTATTTGTAAGAACTACAGTTCCCTGTACAAAACTTTCCATTACatctaaaaattgataaaaagtcTTATTTAGTATCAAtgcttaatattatattttcaatttataaagttttcatcataaaaaattttcataccTGCTTTATCCGCTAATATAATAACAGCACCTGCGTTTTCACAAATTTGGCGCCAAAATGGAGCAAATTGTTTTTCAGACTCTACAACTGGAATTATCACAACAACTTGAGTTAATGGTTTGTTGCTTTGTCTTTGGAACATTTcgatatatgaatttttatctaaGCTCCATCCTGCTGGTAATCCATCTTCTGCTggatttacaaattttccctgtaaaatatgacaattataagctacaaaaaataataaatttttgtataagaGTACTAGAATTACAATACTTACCTCCTGACAACATCTTATTATCCAATTATGATTATAAGCAGGTATACCGACTGAAAGACACAACAGAGTCTTCGCAGTCGTGTTTGGCACGTTCGTTAttagttttgtatttttgtactCGTCTTGAGGGATTTCACTGAAGTCATTGTAGACTTTTCCGCCACCTGCTACTATTTGCTTGTTTAATCTATCTCTTATAAAAGGCTTTTTTGACCATTCTATCTCATCTTCAGTTCCTGGATCTGAATCTTTATCATCttgaaatcgatcgatagTCTCTACGGATGCGCAGGTAAGAAGAAAAGACATGCCTTCAAACAGATTCGAATCTGTATGCGGAATTGGACCAAACATTGCAATGGTTTCTTCATcgtctactttttttttacttctcgatttgcttttaattcgattttgtGGTCCTTTTACAACTTGCTCATACGGGGTTCCAATTATTTCGGGTTGTACTCCAATAGAAAAGACTTCGTCCTTAACAGAAACATTAGAGTCGCTGGAAACGCCATCGCTTTCAAAGGGtaccttcttctcttttttaatcgaagaCGTTACACCCGATACAGATGGTTCtacttcaattttatttgtagGAGTCTGAATTAGTTTAGATTTAGGAGTAGAAAAACTGGGAGTGGCGATTCGTTTCGAACGTCTTTTTCCATCAATCATATTATCTAATGTTATTTGCCCTAAATGCTTTGGCGTAGATGGAAGACTCTTATTTCCCAAATTGATTTCCTCTTTCAACACTTGAGCTTGATCAGCTGATAAAGAGAGATCCTTGATTTGAACTTCTAGCTTTTCTCCTTCATCTGTCTCTACTGTGTAATATACTTCGTTATTTACAATCTCAACATTGATGATTATACCGCACGATCCATAATCGTAATTCTTGGTAGCGGCATACACGGATAGACCCTCTTTCAAAACTTTCGGTATCGGTATAACAAAGTCTTCTATAagtactttattttttccatcATAGAAGTTTACCTTATATTTCgtctttattttatcgataactGTACCaggataataattattgtcgGACCATTTAGCGAATACATCCTTACCAATTAATTCATCTGCTATCATATGCGATTCGGATTTCGTTGAAACATTTATAGTGCTCGATATATTATCCATTTGTTccgttttgttcttttttctattcgGTGTATTAATGCTCTCTGCGAGATTTAATACCTTTGAAATCTTGTTCACTCCATTCGACTGATTATCTGACTTGATGCTTTTACTTCTTGGCCTCTTTACTGCTTTGCTCTTTTTTGTGCTTTTAGGAGTTTGTAACTGAACTATGTCTTGTGATACTTCTGGCGTAGAAGACCGA from the Bombus pyrosoma isolate SC7728 linkage group LG11, ASM1482585v1, whole genome shotgun sequence genome contains:
- the LOC122572853 gene encoding coatomer subunit epsilon, translating into MKQYYRNDKMARQQQADVDELFDVKNHFYIGNYQQCINEAQKIKSSSPEVTMERDVFLYRAYIAQRKFRVVLDEINNSSPPDLQPLKMLADYFANPARREAIVTELQQATNRADYDNHNFLIVAATIYYHEKNLEAALRILRNVDHLECLALTLQIYLKMDRLDLAKKELLTMQEKDDDATLTQLAQAWLNISSGGDKLQDAYYIFQDMIDKHSSTSMLLNGQATCFIGLAKYEEAETALQESLDKDSNNPDTLINMIVLSQHMGKPPEVANRYLSQLKDSHLEHPFVKEYLQKEIEFQRLRKQYSSST
- the LOC122572849 gene encoding poly(A) RNA polymerase gld-2 homolog A-like isoform X3, whose protein sequence is MGGQQANGQCPPIQPHTMHIHGASAFHQAEYVKYHTDACSQNRHMIQTGSYPLELLMGVEIPSLRHVEYVQSNNGSQRGHWQRHVNTSNNTSLIPSPHFTFRPNNNGLANKKSNWYNKLSKRTSFRESFVNNEKYGSDSGFSSRSPTPNKHHIDSSRTESSDERDSVISSVEQSMKKLFSYRKSHKILPSNVTNNRVVQYGIISNSPMHQYYQNQRSINCYPATMSTSRSQVQTYQNKRRYHSGRNSPPPQRSPRNKRYMGFLSPNYHVFPRYGIAPDRFLARSHLVEVTRTPDDLLIGSVWDRLSKEIWSKFMLNQQTEIVYRNKMMLWRYLYVYIKTAFPKYGLFLVGSTMNGFGSDNSDVDMCLLVRHTEMDQRNEAIGHLEQILKCLKRCDFIEQLELIQAKVPILKFYDSIQNLEVDLNCNNAVGIRNTHLLYCYSRIDWRVRPLVLVVKLWAQSQNINDAKNMTISSYSLVLMVIHFLQCGVNPPVLPCLHSLYKGKFAPHTDIHCIDIQEELNIPVSILRPKNRQTLGELFVEFFRYYVMFDFNQYAISVRLANKIAIEECRRARSYKNDPHQWKYLCIEEPFDLTNTARSVYDPDVFARIKHVFDYTYQNLKEHHDLARIFIKVDSTSPYIVT
- the LOC122572849 gene encoding poly(A) RNA polymerase gld-2 homolog A-like isoform X1 — protein: MYHTVYPPQIMVQIMGGQQANGQCPPIQPHTMHIHGASAFHQAEYVKYHTDACSQNRHMIQTGSYPLELLMGVEIPSLRHVEYVQSNNGSQRGHWQRHVNTSNNTSLIPSPHFTFRPNNNGLANKKSNWYNKLSKRTSFRESFVNNEKYGSDSGFSSRSPTPNKHHIDSSRTESSDERDSVISSVEQSMKKLFSYRKSHKILPSNVTNNRVVQYGIISNSPMHQYYQNQRSINCYPATMSTSRSQVQTYQNKRRYHSGRNSPPPQRSPRNKRYMGFLSPNYHVFPRYGIAPDRFLARSHLVEVTRTPDDLLIGSVWDRLSKEIWSKFMLNQQTEIVYRNKMMLWRYLYVYIKTAFPKYGLFLVGSTMNGFGSDNSDVDMCLLVRHTEMDQRNEAIGHLEQILKCLKRCDFIEQLELIQAKVPILKFYDSIQNLEVDLNCNNAVGIRNTHLLYCYSRIDWRVRPLVLVVKLWAQSQNINDAKNMTISSYSLVLMVIHFLQCGVNPPVLPCLHSLYKGKFAPHTDIHCIDIQEELNIPVSILRPKNRQTLGELFVEFFRYYVMFDFNQYAISVRLANKIAIEECRRARSYKNDPHQWKYLCIEEPFDLTNTARSVYDPDVFARIKHVFDYTYQNLKEHHDLARIFIKVDSTSPYIVT
- the LOC122572849 gene encoding poly(A) RNA polymerase gld-2 homolog A-like isoform X2 — its product is MYHTVYPPQIMVQIMGGQQANGQCPPIQPHTMHIHGASAFHQAEYVKYHTDACSQNRHMIQTGSYPLELLMGVEIPSLRHVEYVQSNNGSQRGHWQRHVNTSNNTSLIPSPHFTFRPNNNGLANKKSNWYNKLSKRTSFRESFVNNEKYGSDSGFSSRSPTPNKHHIDSSRTESSDERDSVISSVEQSMKKSHKILPSNVTNNRVVQYGIISNSPMHQYYQNQRSINCYPATMSTSRSQVQTYQNKRRYHSGRNSPPPQRSPRNKRYMGFLSPNYHVFPRYGIAPDRFLARSHLVEVTRTPDDLLIGSVWDRLSKEIWSKFMLNQQTEIVYRNKMMLWRYLYVYIKTAFPKYGLFLVGSTMNGFGSDNSDVDMCLLVRHTEMDQRNEAIGHLEQILKCLKRCDFIEQLELIQAKVPILKFYDSIQNLEVDLNCNNAVGIRNTHLLYCYSRIDWRVRPLVLVVKLWAQSQNINDAKNMTISSYSLVLMVIHFLQCGVNPPVLPCLHSLYKGKFAPHTDIHCIDIQEELNIPVSILRPKNRQTLGELFVEFFRYYVMFDFNQYAISVRLANKIAIEECRRARSYKNDPHQWKYLCIEEPFDLTNTARSVYDPDVFARIKHVFDYTYQNLKEHHDLARIFIKVDSTSPYIVT